The Methanoculleus marisnigri JR1 genome window below encodes:
- a CDS encoding YigZ family protein, which yields MTAEPLGTAATEVRRSRFYAHLYRVEGSEDVARVLAGHREAYRKAAHHCAALRCGTLEESRNDGEVGRPGRILLALLRKHGLESHALVVSRIFGGVLLGPGNVGRAFRDAGEAAIREAGTTR from the coding sequence GTGACCGCAGAACCCCTCGGCACCGCCGCGACCGAGGTCCGGCGGTCGCGGTTCTACGCTCACCTCTACCGGGTCGAAGGATCGGAAGACGTCGCCCGGGTTCTCGCCGGCCACCGGGAGGCCTACCGGAAGGCCGCCCACCACTGCGCCGCCCTCCGGTGCGGAACACTGGAGGAGTCCAGGAACGACGGCGAGGTCGGCCGGCCGGGAAGGATCCTCCTCGCCCTGCTCCGCAAGCACGGCCTTGAGAGCCACGCGCTGGTGGTCTCGAGGATCTTCGGCGGAGTCCTCCTCGGTCCGGGGAACGTCGGACGGGCGTTTCGCGACGCCGGGGAGGCGGCGATCCGCGAGGCAGGGACTACCCGGTGA